A genomic stretch from Porphyromonadaceae bacterium W3.11 includes:
- a CDS encoding Maf family nucleotide pyrophosphatase, with amino-acid sequence MSIHKLHPLAESLKGRKLVLGSKSPRRVQLLQELGLDFEVRPSDADEQFSEELSPYEIPIFLSELKARSLIHTLSSDELLITADTIVIHDDKVLGKPKDIEDAKAYLRSLSDSWHSVITGYTLTTKEKQFSESVRSEILFMKLTESEIEYYTQAYEVLDKAGAYGVQDWIGLMGVSEIKGSYHNVMGLPTCSIYHRLKKFLEE; translated from the coding sequence ATGTCTATACACAAACTACACCCTCTAGCCGAATCGCTAAAAGGCCGAAAGTTGGTTCTCGGCTCTAAGTCGCCAAGAAGAGTACAATTGCTCCAGGAACTAGGGCTGGACTTTGAGGTCAGACCTTCGGATGCTGACGAGCAATTCAGTGAGGAACTTTCGCCTTACGAAATTCCTATCTTTTTATCCGAACTGAAAGCTCGCTCACTGATCCATACCCTCTCATCTGATGAACTTTTAATCACAGCAGATACCATCGTTATTCACGATGATAAAGTGCTGGGCAAACCCAAAGACATCGAGGATGCTAAAGCATATCTTCGCTCATTATCGGATAGCTGGCATAGTGTAATCACAGGATATACTCTGACAACGAAGGAAAAGCAATTCTCTGAGAGTGTACGGAGTGAGATTCTATTTATGAAACTAACAGAATCAGAGATCGAATACTATACCCAAGCGTATGAGGTCCTGGACAAAGCTGGTGCCTATGGCGTACAAGACTGGATTGGGCTCATGGGGGTATCCGAGATTAAAGGCTCATATCACAATGTGATGGGACTGCCAACCTGTAGTATTTATCACAGACTTAAGAAGTTTTTAGAAGAATAA
- a CDS encoding HAD hydrolase family protein, with translation MSKFPVDLSHIQAILFDVDGVLSKVTVTLSEEGIPLRTANVRDGYAIREAVKRGVVIGIISGGTSDCIPRRFSPLGVEHIYMQAANKMEAFRDFQKKTGIPSEACLFCGDDIPDIPVMEECGYAVAPADAAPEVKAIAKQILPVNGGEGVARAVIEEILKMKGLWMKDEHAFGW, from the coding sequence ATGAGTAAATTTCCAGTAGATCTTAGTCATATCCAAGCCATCCTATTTGATGTTGATGGTGTATTATCTAAGGTTACCGTGACACTAAGCGAAGAAGGAATCCCTCTCAGGACTGCTAACGTACGCGATGGATATGCCATCCGTGAAGCAGTGAAGCGAGGGGTGGTTATCGGGATTATTTCTGGTGGCACTTCAGATTGTATCCCTAGGAGGTTTAGCCCACTGGGTGTAGAACATATCTATATGCAGGCAGCGAATAAGATGGAGGCGTTTCGGGATTTTCAGAAAAAAACAGGAATACCCTCTGAAGCCTGCCTATTCTGTGGAGACGACATCCCAGACATCCCCGTCATGGAAGAGTGTGGGTACGCCGTTGCCCCTGCTGATGCAGCCCCTGAGGTGAAAGCCATTGCAAAACAGATCCTCCCCGTTAATGGAGGCGAAGGGGTAGCCAGAGCTGTAATCGAAGAAATCCTCAAGATGAAAGGACTTTGGATGAAGGACGAACATGCCTTTGGCTGGTAA
- a CDS encoding tetratricopeptide repeat protein — protein MNKKIIVIAGLLLGGSLLPSTAQEISPNQQKIFIAKEALHLQSPVGVLEALAPIHKDHWKLTDQNEEARYLDALAKSILNSGDAELKLLHFIEGHPHSAYIHHAMSRMGELYYIRGQYGSASYWFKQVDSELLPEEMAIANDYYHAYSLMAEKRYEDAIRIFKPLTYAPQFRDDAAFYTGYLMMKEGQIDEAELYLKKVNNHRLYGPYAKAYLAEAQLSKMKYSEALQNAVDALNTHNLPQEVKVSLFRTAGLASANLGQVHASTDFLENYMKLSNTPGRIEQLTLGKNLFELGRHRESISYLQNVSNGEKDFMSQLSLYYMGLGYLSMKQPQQAIISFDQAKAIAYHPPVTEAAAYNGALAAYAQTPGKVGAGSQRMSSFLSEFPRSEYRNKVINYLSDAFLNEPNSDVAISEMNKFSPLPKELVKTRERVRLKQANRALNSGKTASATKQYDDIIRTAGDAASVAEAHLWKGEAAYRSGDFKTAINSTESYLRTRPSELELNPNAYYTLGYAYYNLRQYDNAERNFHEYIRLKPTPTPDEKSAVNNRLGDIQMQRKSYESAMNYYQKSELAGGAETDFAIFNQGMIKGLQRDYQGKSTILGNLINRYPNSKLVPEAMYEQGRSLALMGNNSGARNVFERFFNQYSRDKVAPKVGIQWALSYFNEGNLDEAAKVYERVIRDYPRTPEAKSAVQDLKSISVQLNRVKEFNDLISSTGTSSAISRTEMDSLSFLAAERVVSEGSSEKANQALDEYLQQYPNGAFVNNAQYNKALLQYNDGNYREATAIIQPLAPRFKGKLAIDSYRLLASSYDRLKETGRAAEAYLNLATLTTNSKDRSNWVIAAADRAFKSNSQQFIYGMAGDVANGSMDVNDEAKSMVFAYAADLYARNNQKSTALAYAQKVLSLPDYGKHTMANTIIGLDLMDQGKYKEVQNLMGKVTQKGSTDGYWLARAFILLADSYNKQGDKETAKAYLESVKGSYKNSSDGILDLVNERLSKL, from the coding sequence ATGAATAAAAAAATAATCGTTATAGCTGGGTTGCTACTTGGTGGGTCATTATTGCCAAGTACGGCTCAAGAGATTTCACCGAATCAGCAAAAAATCTTTATTGCAAAAGAAGCCCTACATCTTCAGAGCCCTGTGGGTGTCTTAGAGGCTCTTGCTCCAATACATAAGGATCATTGGAAGTTAACAGACCAAAACGAGGAGGCTCGGTACTTGGATGCTCTAGCTAAAAGCATACTTAATAGTGGAGATGCTGAGCTAAAGCTTTTGCACTTCATAGAAGGACACCCCCACTCTGCATATATTCATCATGCGATGAGTAGAATGGGCGAATTGTATTACATTAGGGGACAGTATGGAAGTGCATCCTACTGGTTTAAGCAGGTAGATTCTGAATTGCTTCCGGAGGAGATGGCTATAGCTAATGACTACTACCACGCCTACTCATTGATGGCTGAGAAACGTTACGAGGATGCTATCAGAATATTCAAACCGCTGACCTATGCACCTCAATTTAGGGATGATGCAGCCTTTTATACTGGTTACCTCATGATGAAAGAGGGACAAATCGATGAAGCTGAATTGTATCTGAAGAAGGTCAATAATCATCGCCTCTATGGTCCGTATGCTAAGGCTTACTTGGCTGAGGCTCAGCTCTCAAAAATGAAATATAGCGAAGCCCTTCAGAATGCTGTAGATGCTCTGAATACTCACAATCTTCCGCAGGAGGTGAAGGTCTCGCTATTTAGAACAGCTGGCTTAGCTTCAGCTAATCTAGGTCAGGTTCATGCTTCTACTGATTTCCTTGAGAATTACATGAAGCTATCCAACACACCAGGACGAATAGAACAATTAACTCTAGGAAAGAATCTTTTCGAACTAGGTAGGCACAGAGAGTCCATCAGTTATCTACAAAACGTGAGTAACGGCGAGAAGGACTTCATGAGCCAGTTGTCACTATACTACATGGGTCTGGGGTACTTATCCATGAAGCAACCTCAGCAAGCTATTATCTCTTTTGACCAAGCTAAGGCTATCGCTTACCATCCTCCAGTAACAGAGGCAGCAGCATACAATGGAGCTTTAGCAGCATACGCACAAACCCCAGGCAAGGTGGGTGCTGGCAGCCAAAGGATGTCATCCTTCCTCTCTGAATTCCCTCGAAGTGAGTATCGGAATAAGGTCATCAATTATCTATCCGATGCTTTCCTTAATGAACCTAACTCTGACGTAGCCATTTCTGAGATGAACAAGTTCTCTCCGCTTCCAAAAGAGTTGGTAAAGACGAGAGAACGTGTCAGGCTCAAGCAAGCCAATAGAGCTCTTAATAGTGGTAAGACAGCATCCGCAACCAAGCAATATGATGATATTATCCGTACTGCTGGGGATGCTGCGAGTGTAGCTGAGGCACATTTATGGAAAGGCGAAGCTGCATATCGCTCTGGTGATTTCAAAACAGCCATTAATAGTACCGAAAGTTATTTGAGGACCAGACCTAGCGAACTGGAACTTAACCCTAACGCATACTACACGCTAGGATACGCATACTATAATCTACGACAGTACGATAACGCAGAGCGTAACTTCCATGAATACATTAGACTCAAACCAACCCCCACTCCTGATGAAAAGAGTGCTGTAAATAATCGTCTTGGAGATATTCAGATGCAGAGAAAGTCATACGAATCTGCGATGAACTATTATCAGAAGTCAGAACTGGCTGGTGGTGCTGAGACAGACTTTGCTATATTTAATCAGGGGATGATTAAAGGATTGCAAAGAGACTATCAAGGAAAAAGTACTATCCTAGGTAACTTAATCAACAGATACCCTAATTCTAAACTTGTACCTGAGGCGATGTATGAGCAGGGACGTAGCTTAGCACTAATGGGGAATAATAGCGGTGCCCGAAACGTATTCGAACGCTTCTTTAATCAATACAGCCGTGATAAAGTAGCCCCTAAGGTGGGAATCCAATGGGCACTTTCATACTTCAATGAAGGAAATCTAGACGAAGCGGCTAAGGTTTATGAGAGAGTCATCCGAGACTATCCAAGAACGCCAGAAGCAAAGAGTGCCGTTCAAGACCTTAAGAGTATTAGTGTCCAGCTCAATAGAGTAAAAGAATTCAATGACCTGATATCATCCACCGGTACATCAAGTGCTATTTCTCGTACTGAGATGGACTCCCTCTCATTCCTCGCTGCTGAGCGAGTGGTATCGGAGGGTAGTTCTGAAAAGGCCAATCAAGCTCTTGATGAATATCTACAACAATATCCTAATGGAGCGTTCGTTAATAATGCCCAATACAATAAGGCACTGCTCCAATACAATGACGGAAATTATAGAGAAGCTACAGCTATCATCCAGCCTCTCGCTCCTAGATTTAAGGGTAAGCTAGCAATAGATAGTTATCGCTTACTCGCCTCAAGCTACGATAGACTTAAGGAAACGGGACGAGCAGCAGAAGCATATCTAAATCTGGCCACCCTAACGACAAACTCCAAGGATCGTAGCAATTGGGTGATTGCCGCCGCTGATCGTGCATTTAAGAGCAATAGCCAGCAATTCATTTACGGAATGGCAGGAGATGTTGCTAATGGTTCTATGGATGTGAATGACGAAGCTAAGAGCATGGTCTTCGCTTATGCAGCTGATCTTTACGCTCGTAACAATCAAAAATCAACAGCATTGGCGTATGCCCAAAAGGTGCTCTCCCTACCTGATTATGGTAAACATACGATGGCAAATACCATCATCGGGTTGGATCTTATGGACCAAGGTAAGTACAAGGAAGTACAAAACTTGATGGGTAAAGTAACCCAAAAGGGTTCTACAGATGGCTATTGGTTAGCGAGAGCCTTCATTTTACTAGCGGACAGCTATAACAAACAAGGTGATAAAGAGACGGCTAAAGCTTATCTTGAGAGCGTCAAGGGGAGTTATAAAAACAGCTCCGACGGGATTCTGGATTTAGTTAATGAAAGACTATCAAAGCTATAA